ACTGAGAGGCTGCAAGACCCCTCTCATGTATCAGTTGGAAGCAAGCAGCCTATTGCACACTCTTGGTGAGATTACCCAGTGCTGGAGTGAGATAGAGATGAGTTCTCCCCTCTCCAAGGGGGCTAAACCTCCTGCACAGTAGGCTGTCCTTTGGGTCAGAGACAGGCCTCTCTGCCATTATGCATTGTGAAGGACACTCTGGGACCCCAGGGTCCTTGTGTTTTGTCCTCCAACAGCTTTGTGCTGTCTCCCTCCATCAGTGAAATCCTCCACACATACTGTTTTAGTTTCCTTTGCATGcctgctgtatttttcttgcAGCTGAGCCAGCTCAGTTGCAGAATAGGGCATTTGTTTAGCTGGTGCAGTGGGTGCTGCCTCCTCACACTCCCTCTCATAAGCAGCGTCAGTCTGCCCACTTATGTGGGCAGAGTTTAGGGAGAGATTGGGGGTCTGGCTTTGCTGTATCAGGCTCCTACCAAGAATAAAGGCAAGTGACATCATCAGTAAGGTCCATTTCTTTAGTGAGTCTGGAAACCCCTGCCTCATTTTCCAAATCTACCCCTTCAAGCAGGCAATCTGCAAATGTAATTCTCCCTCTCTTACAAGGGATTCATTTAGTCAAATATGCAAGTTTTCTGTTCATCTCTTTTCAGCATTTAACTCATTATGTattttctgctggcactgcgTTCTGCCTCCAAGGTCATCTGCAGTATTTTACTAATTCAGTCAAAGACCCATTCACCACCTTATCTCATTGCTTAGCTCTGTGCTTATCTCTTTGAGCAGCTACTAAAGTAGCTCCCAAAAGTGTGCAGGCTATGGAGTTGCCCttaccatttttttcttattttttgctAAATAATGTGTTTTCTGCACAAGACCAACCAGAGAATGACAACTTtcctcagcccagctctgtccatTCAAAGCTGGACAAGCTTTATAATCCTTTAGCAAGTCTAGCTGAAGGTAGCAGCTGAGATTGTGTTTTTCCCAGGTTACCCTGATTTCTCTGCTGGAAAATTTGGCTTCAACTGAATAACAATTCTCCTTTGTCCAGCACTCGGTATGGTGTCCCAGTAGAAAGTAGCTCCTCACCACCATCAAGGACACCCTGCATGCTGAACCTGAAAAATTGTCACACCCTGAGCTCTCTCAATGAGTGTTTGAAAGGGGCTTAGGTACTTTGACACCCCTGGGCAGAGTGCAGGAGAAGATAGTAAACTTCTCAGGAGATTGAATAGCAAACTCTTACTTACAAAGTTGGACCATAAAGAACTTGGCAAATACTAAAGCAACATCCAGTTAAAGTAAGGAAAGGCACTGACTTAGCAAACTCTAATCCATCCAGAtttcaagaaaatgaagttaggagaagaaagaaagaaaaaagaaagagagagagagataatAGTCACCATCCTGGATCCAGCCAGTGTTAGCTGCTGTAAGATCCAAGGCAGTGGGACTCATCAGGGCTGCATACTGTCATGATGGCCTTTAATCTGTTGTGGTCCTTCCCCACATGTGGGGCTTTCAGTTTCCAGTGGCTTGGTCCACTTTGGGCCTGAACCAGAGGCTCCAGGCTCCAGTGGGTGGGATGTGGAGCAGTTACCACCCATCTTTGCAGAACTTCTCCTGCCCCCACCCAAACACACACTTTAGTTGTTTTGAGCCGTTAATAATTTGACCAAATTTCTCCTACAAATGGTGAttttattttaggaagaaaGATACTATGATTAAAAGGTTAATTTAAACTTGATTTGCTAGTCACTCCATTACAGTCTGTGTGTGCTAGAGCAATGTGCTCTGTGCTTCAGCTTGTAATGCAGAATGATTCTGGGGACAGATCCTCATAGTGGGTGTCTGCAGAGGGACTGACCCCATAGGGAGAAGCTGTCATGGTGAGCTCAGAGATACAGCTTGTGAAGTTTGAGGTAGCACGTGTGCTCTTCAGGCTGAGCAGCTGATCCAGGCCATCAGTGCAATTACAGACTCACTGAATCTTATTCTGGTCTGTAAGTGAGGCCACTTAGAACAAATTTGCATTACTTCCTCTTTCATGTGGCCCTGCCATAAATCAAGCTCTGTCAGTCATGCACTGCATATcatggtgctggtgctgctgctctgcctctccagcaTGCAGAGATTGGAAACTGATGGCAGGCTCATACCAGCTTCTCCACCAGTAGCAAAGTGATCATATGACTTGTctgtgaaaggaaaaactgGAACATAAACTGCAGCTGACAGTTTTGTAGAACCTTGGTTTTGATGATGCTGGGCTAGACCTAGTTCTGCAGGTCCCAGGGGTGAGTGGAGATGTGTTGAAGGCTGGATCTGCTGTCTAGGGATCAGCTCTGCACTACACAGGGGGAAACCAGACTACTTTCAGTGGTTTGGTGAAGCAACAACAGTTATGCCTGATTTGAAACAAACCCTCTTAATCCTTTTCAGCTGAAGGGACCATGCCTGTTTTGCCAAATGTTGCATAGGCAGAAGATAAGAGATGGGAGGTGATAGTTTGTGaattccctttcctctctgcacAAACACTCTACAGTTACATCTCCCATTATCCAAAATTACTGTCTAGCAAAAGGGCAGTGCTAAGTTTGTTTGCAGTgacagctgctctccagagccTGTGGAGATAGCCTGGCCCAGCTAACAAAGAATATTGTTAAATCCAGGGAAGGACAACACAATGACGTATGTCAAACAGAGCAAGAGTAAGAACCAGAAAAGTAGAAGTGAGTTCTGGGCAGCACTAGAGGAGAGGCAGAAACTCTCCAGTGACTGTCAACTTGTGCTCTGTGATGTTAGAGGCTCTTGAGAAGGGCTGACTCTTTGGAGGGGTGCAGCACCTCAGCACACCAGCTGCTTATCAACCTGTTCGGGCCTGGACCTCCGTGGAGACCACTGTCACCATGAGGGTGATGCAGATGTCTGTGGATGAGCTGAAAATGCCCTGGGAGGTGTGGGATGCTTTCACTGTACTGCTGATTTGTCTCTCTCCCAGGCAATGGTACATTCCTCCCACCACTGCGCGGTGTGCATGCAGTTTGTCCGGAAGGAGAACTTGCTCTCCCTGGCTTGTCAGCACCAGTTCTGTcgcagctgctgggagcagcactgtaCAGTGCTCGTCAAGGATGGTGTTGGAGTTGGTGAGTTCAATGTGGATGTGGTGCTGGGTCTGTATTTGTCCCACTGGCCATTCTGATGAGTCAAGAACATGACTGTAACAAGTTAGAAACTGCAAATCTGTTGAACAGAATTTGCATCTGTGATGATGTACTGTTCCAATGCCTCTGGAGTGCTTGTGGATGCAAACATCTGTTCCCTTTGTGTTGGGGAGAAGCCAGTAGTTGCCAGAGTTGCTTTGGGCTTTTCTGAGCCTTTCATGTTGGCATGGCAGTAACATGTAATTTTCTAATTTAAGTATCTGACCTTGTGAATGCTGGTTGAAGCACTCACTGGTCCTGGATACATGTGTGCCCTGCCATCTTTTGGTGAAGACAGTTGGGCTTCAGCTTTTCAGCAGCCCTGATATGTTTCACAGTTGTATTCCTCTTGCCACAACAACAGATGGCACCAAGGAAACTGTGTTGTGAATACTCTCTGTGCATTCCCCCCTTAGTATAAGCTGCACTGTTCTAAGATGTTGCTTTCTCTTCTCAGGGGTGTCCTGCATGGCTCAGGACTGTCTACTCCGGACACCAGAAGACTTTGTGTTTCCATTGCTGCCTAGTGAAGAGCTGAAAGACAAATACAGGCGCTACCTCTTCAGGGACTATGTGGAGGTGAtagattttttccattttaaagtaCCCTGGGTCAAGTCACCAATGACTTGCAGAAATTTTGTTTGAAGTGTCTTGCATTTTTGATTAGAACTGCAGTAACTGCAGCAAAATTGTCCTCAATAGGCACGATGTGGCAGCTTCTGTCGGACAGCCTCACTGACAAAATGCTCTAGCAGGTTGCCAAAGTAAATTCTGCTGTAAGGTCATCCACTAACTCCTTGGCTGCTGTTTCAGAATCCTCAGAGTGTTGCAGCTTCAAAAACTTCAGTCTGATTATTCAAGTTCTTCTTGTTcttgcataaatatttttaggttCAGAAAAATAGATCCCTCAGCTTAGGGTAACCCAGCTGAATTGACTAGCTCAATTACATTTTATGTGAGCTTTCttgaaattaaagcagcagTTGTTAAGGTTAAATATGCAGGAGTATTCTGATAACTGGGATCAGACAGGGAACACTGAAAGagctttgtggggttttgtttgttgtgcCGACTTAGTCTGTAACCGTGGGTTTGAATGCCCTGTTCTAGAGAAGCTGTAAGTAACTAACAAACCTCTTCCATATTAGGAAATGCAGGATCTGCTCTGATAGCCAAGATCTGGTGACACTTTCCACTCTTTTATAATACAGAATAACTGCATTGTGTGTTTTTGAGGACAGGAATGGTTAAACTTGAACAGATAATCATCTCCTGCACCCACTACTGATCTTACTGCCTTGTTGTGTCCACAGAGCCATtaccagctgcagctgtgtcctggtgCAGATTGCCCTATGGTCATACAGGTACAAGAGCCAAAAGCCCGGCGAGTGCAGTGCAATCGTTGCAATGAGGTCTTCTGGTAAGAAACAGAGAGGGTTACAGATCACAGGGAAAGTGTGTGCTGTCCTCAGAGCCAATCCTTTTGCTTGCCAACAGTTCTGGTGTGTAGAAGTATCTGAAATGCTTTGCTAGAATTGTTTGTAACTTGAGTTAGCCTGAGTAATTGTACACTTGTGATCTGACTTTTGCAAGTGGTCAGATGTCCCCTTGCTTGCTAAACTCCTGGGAACTTGGGTGTTCTGACAACCAGGGAACACAGAGCTTGAGGAACCAAGGGGTTACCAATCAACCATTCTTAGATTTTGGCTAGGTTAAAAATTTTCCTACAGGCATAATGATTGACATAGATTCTGGTAGCAAACATGGAGTTCTCCTTGCTATCTGCTGGTATTGAGttttaaagtttatttaaaacatttgacTCCCAGTTTAGAGACCCAGCTTTCTGGTATCTCCATGCAAATAGTTCTTACTCACCTGGGGTTGTCAAGTCATGCTAATACAGGTGCCTGATATCTGCCACTGGAGTCAGACTGCTTGTAAGTGACTGGTCTGCCCCAGAACTCTGCAGTCATACTAGAGGAGACATAGGTGGGCTCTAGGAAGGGACACGTCAGCGCTCAGACACATGATTTGTCAGGCCTGGGTTCACTTTCATCCTGACTCTGGCTTTTACACAAGAAGAAGGGGAATTGGAGTTCAGTTTTTGTCTTCACACTCTTCTAATACACAAGAGCATTTCCATCCCTTACTGGGCCCCCCAGATTTTGGTCAGGAAAACCTCAATCCTTGAGTCATTTCCACAGAAATTGATAcgtgtttttctttttttctcccctctatTAAGCTTTAAGTGTCGGCAGATGTACCACGCGCCCACAGACTGCGCTACCATTCGGAAATGGCTCACCAAGTGTGCAGATGACTCTGAAACAGCCAACTACATCAGTGCTCACACTAAAGATGTAAGGACAGGCACCTGCATGTTATTTCTTGTCCTCTAGCCCTGCCTGGAAAGCAGGATATAATTCTATACACACATAGCATTGTGTTCTTCTTTTTCACAGACTGCAAATTCTCACAGCTCCCTAGGGACTGTCAAGAAGCTTCTGTCAGAAGCTACTGTCTTATGTGAACTAATTGTGTCCCTATGGCAGTGATATAACTCAACTGAATGCCTTGGGAATGCTTTGTGTGGGAAGCTCAGCTGCCCTCCTGCAGTAAGGACCTGGTGGTCCTTATTCCAGAACTGGTGTGGATGTCTTTGACTGCCAGGTGCACTGTCCTCCCACAGGCAGAAGAATTGGAGCTACTTTGAAACAATCAGTGGAGATGTGTTTAAAATGGAAGGAGAGGGTGTCATAAGTGCAAAGTCAGTACCAAATAAGACAGCAGTGGTGTTTAGGGCTGAAAACCTTTGTGCAGTACTGTGAACTGGACAGTGAGGGAAAAATTCCTGATTTGGCAAGGACTGCAAAATAGTTGAAGTCTGTAAATTAGACACTGGAGTACTTCTTCTAGATTTAGActccagacaaaaaaaatagtattaCATATTGTGGATGCTAGCCTACCTATAGAATTGTTGTGTAAATATACTATCTTTATCCTCTAAATTAGCAGTCTGAGATTGGAACTTTTAATGTCTTTTGGGCATTTTGTGGCCTGCTTCAAAACAGTTCTTGGCTACATTTGCACTAACATGGCCAGTGGCAATTGTGATAGTGATGACTAGCTGCAAGCTTCAGTTATGCCAGGAAAGGGGGTACTTAGATGGATCAGAGATTTCAAGTTCCCTTCCTTCTCTGGAGAAGGTGTCAGCATGTGATAGTATTGTTTCTGCTATGCTTGTTTGTAGaaataagattttattttattgagcACTGTCCTGGCATACATTTTGCCTGATGAAAATCTATACAAAGTAGCAAAACTCACTTCCTCCTTTTTACCTGTGCAGTCCAAAAACTGTATCTGGACACTTGAGGGTATCTGTGGAGTGTACAGCTGTGGTTAGGCAGATTCTCTGCAGGTAGCTGAGATGTCATTTGTTAGTGGCTCTGAAGGCAGAATATAGTGACAATTATCTGTAGTCAAAATAGCTGTGATGCACAGTCATACATGAACTAATTGTGTCCCTGTGCTTGAGTAACTGCAGAGTGGTAACTCAGCAAGACCTTTAGTTTTACAAGGAGTAACAACAGTAAATTTGTTCTCTTGAGCAAACAGTCCAGTGCTGCAGTGTAAATTCCTGACTTTGCCTTTCTGCCATCTTTTAAATGGAGCTGTCAGGAACTGGTAGGAAGCAGGGTATAAATGCTAATATTCTCATATGAGAAtgcttatttttaagaaaaaaaaggcagagaggaaTAATCACACAGGTGCTGTCATTCTCCAGAAGGCTGCTAGAGTTGGATCTAACAATTGTGTCTGTTTCCTCAGTGTCCCAAGTGCAATATCTGTATTGAAAAGAATGGAGGCTGCAATCACATGGTGAGTAATTCCCTGAACACATCAAACCTCCCTTGTTCTaagtggaatttttttcccacactTCCTGCTAACCAAGTGCCTCTTGTCTCTTCTTTTTCAGCAATGTTCCAAATGCAAGCATGGTAAGTTGGATTTGGAAGCTGTTTTCTTTGCAATGTTTGTCAGTGGTGATgatcccttctctttttttttctggtgataTTAAGACAAATTGTGAACACaggctgaaatattttcccCCTAGTAAAAGCTGAACAGGATATTAATTACAGATTTCTGTGTGAtagctttttttcccagtgactGTGATCTCAGTTGCGTTCAGATTCAGTGCTGGTTTGGCTTCTGCCCCTGACATGTTTATTGGATAG
This portion of the Prinia subflava isolate CZ2003 ecotype Zambia chromosome 14, Cam_Psub_1.2, whole genome shotgun sequence genome encodes:
- the ARIH2 gene encoding E3 ubiquitin-protein ligase ARIH2 isoform X2; this encodes MVHSSHHCAVCMQFVRKENLLSLACQHQFCRSCWEQHCTVLVKDGVGVGVSCMAQDCLLRTPEDFVFPLLPSEELKDKYRRYLFRDYVESHYQLQLCPGADCPMVIQVQEPKARRVQCNRCNEVFCFKCRQMYHAPTDCATIRKWLTKCADDSETANYISAHTKDCPKCNICIEKNGGCNHMQCSKCKHDFCWMCLGDWKTHGSEYYECSRYKENPDIVNQSQQAQAREALKKYLFYFERWENHNKSLQLEAQTYQRIQEKIQERVMNNLGTWIDWQYLQNAAKLLAKCRYTLQYTYPYAYYMESGPRKKLFEYQQAQLEAEIENLSWKVERADSYDRGDLENQMHIAEQRRRTLLKDFHDT